One genomic segment of Salmo trutta chromosome 8, fSalTru1.1, whole genome shotgun sequence includes these proteins:
- the LOC115198702 gene encoding interferon-related developmental regulator 1, with the protein MPRSKKRSSRGGPHGAVQPFSDEDASIETLSHCSSFSDAMSVADEGGEAGEETAQEDLQYKLNVFIDSTVDKSAKTRQGALDGLKAAMATRILYEFISDRRMTITDSIERCLKKGKGQEQCAAASLACLLCIQLGSGVESEEVFKTLKPIFKNILLDGAANIQTRQACATSLGLCTLVVEDDILDVYATMESFESLFMRSYVKEDGSRPSLNPQTTLLHTNALLSWALLLTICTGSQVKAVTRKHLPKLPRLLENDDVNMRIAAGETIALLFELARDMDPAFEYDDWEPLCDKLNSLATDCNKHRAKTDKRKQRSVFRDVLKAVEERDFQTETIRFSTERMTIDSWVRKRTYDAFREFVGSGMNYHLQANEFIRDVFELGPPVLVDAATLKSMKISRFERHLYNAAAFKARTKARNKFRDKRVDVGEF; encoded by the exons ATGCCAAGGTCCAAGAAGAGGAGTTCCAGAG GGGGGCCTCATGGAGCTGTGCAACCTTTCAGCGATGAGGATGCCTCCATCGAGACCCTCAGCCACTGCAGCAGCTTCAGTGATGCCATGAGTGTGGCAGACGAAG GAGGGGAGGCAGGTGAGGAGACAGCCCAGGAGGATTTACAGTACAAGCTGAATGTTTTCATTGACAGCACTGTGGATAAGAG TGCCAAGACCAGACAAGGAGCTCTGGACGGGCTGAAGGCTGCCATGGCAACTAGGATTCTGTACGAGTTCATTTCAGACAGGAGGATGACCATCACCGACAGCATTGAGCGCTGTCTCAAGAAAG GTAAAGGACAGGAGCAGTGTGCAGCAGCCTCCCTGGCCTGTCTGCTGTGCATTCAGCTGGGCTCAGGCGTTGAGAGCGAGGAGGTGTTCAAGACCCTCAAACCCATTTTCAAGAACATTCTGTTGGATGGAGCGGCCAACATCCAAACCAGACAAGCG TGTGCAACAAGTTTGGGCCTGTGCACTCTCGTGGTGGAAGATGACATCCTG GATGTGTATGCTACCATGGAGAGCTTTGAGAGTTTGTTCATGCGTTCCTATGTGAAGGAGGATGGGAGTCGCCCCTCTCTCAATCCCCAGACCACCCTGCTCCACACCAATGCCCTCCTCTCCTGGGCCCTGCTGCTCACAATCTGCACAGGCAGCCAGGTCAAAGCAGTCACGCGCAA GCACCTGCCCAAACTACCCCGGTTGTTGGAGAATGATGATGTCAACATGAGGATAGCAGCGGGAGAGACCATCGCTCTGCTGTTTGAGCTGGCTAGGGACATGGACCCT GCGTTTGAGTATGATGACTGGGAGCCCCTGTGTGACAAGCTGAACTCTCTGGCCACCGACTGCAACAAACACCGTGCCAAGACTGACAAGAGGAAGCAGAGGTCTGTGTTCAGGGACGTGCTCAAGGCTGTGGAG gaGAGGGACTTTCAGACTGAGACAATCCGCTTCAGCACCGAGCGTATGACCATCGACAGCTGGGTGAGGAAGAGGACATACGATGCCTTCAGGGAGTTTGTGGGCTCTGGTATGAACTACCACCTACAGGCCAATGAGTTTATTCGTGATGTGTTTGAACTGGGACCACCCGTGCTGGTTGACGCGGCCACACTGAAGTCCATGAAAATCTCCCGCTTCGAAAGG CATCTCTACAACGCAGCTGCATTCAAGGCTCGAACAAAGGCCAGGAACAAGTTCAGAGACAAGAGGGTTGACGTCGGGGAGTTTTAG